In Terriglobales bacterium, the genomic stretch GCTTTCCGCCAGAAGCTCCAGCCAGTACACAGTCTCATCCGCTTCTTCGAGCACGACACCCAGCTTTGCCATGAACTCTGCCCGCGAGCGCCCGCGTCCCGCCGACCGATGGTTCGCCCCAATCGAAGTGCCGGAGCGCAGTAACTGCCGTCCGATCACGCGCGCTTCATCCGTCTTCGGCAGGCTGCGAACCAGCCGGATGATTCGCAGCGCAAAGGCTTTGGTTCGCTGCCTCAGTGCTTCAGGATTCTCGCTCATAGTTCGCAGTTCACAGTTCGTAGTTCCCAAAACAAATGCCGCCCACACATCAGGGCGGCTACTCTCGAGACCTTTCTTTCGGAGTTCCCTCCGCACATCGAGCGCTGTCTGCGCTCCAGGCACCTTGGCAGTCTCGGGCCAGGTTGCCGGACCCGCCGTGGCGGATCGCTCCCTGATGCTGTTCAAGAAGTTAACACCCGGCGCAGCGCCCCGGCAAGCCGTCCGCCGTCGAACGGCAAAGAATGAGGCTCGAAGTGCGCTTAGGAAGGCTCGGCTTTCTCCGCCAGCGCCGGCATGGGCGCCAGCATCTGTTCCTTGCGATAGACCAGCGTGGAAGCGTCGAAGCTGGCGACCTCGAAGCCGTGGCCGTGGGTGATGGCGTCCGTCGGGCAGGCCTCCACGCAGTAGCCGCAAAAGATGCAGCGGTTGTAATCGATGTTGTACACCGCGGCGTAACGCTCGGCGCCCGAGATGCGGCGCTCGGCGGTATTTTCCGCCGCCTCGATGTAGATGCAGTTCGAAGGACACGCCGCCGCGCACAGAAAACAGGCCACGCACTTCTCCAGGCCGTTTTCATCGCGCTGCAGGACGTGCACCCCGCGGTAACGCTCCTGGAACACCGCCCCCTTCAGCGGCCCCGGGCCGTCCGGGTAGTTCTCCACCACCGTGGGCTGGAACATCTCCTTGAGCGTCACCGACATGCCCTTGGCGATCCCCGCAATGTCCTTGATCACCGCCATGCCTGTCAGTATAACCGCCCGCTCCTCCAACGCAGAACAACTGGTGCCCCATGTCTGCGCCAT encodes the following:
- a CDS encoding four helix bundle protein; this translates as MSENPEALRQRTKAFALRIIRLVRSLPKTDEARVIGRQLLRSGTSIGANHRSAGRGRSRAEFMAKLGVVLEEADETVYWLELLAESGIVPAKRMGNITREANELVRIFSASRRTLRQ
- the nuoI gene encoding NADH-quinone oxidoreductase subunit NuoI; its protein translation is MAVIKDIAGIAKGMSVTLKEMFQPTVVENYPDGPGPLKGAVFQERYRGVHVLQRDENGLEKCVACFLCAAACPSNCIYIEAAENTAERRISGAERYAAVYNIDYNRCIFCGYCVEACPTDAITHGHGFEVASFDASTLVYRKEQMLAPMPALAEKAEPS